Proteins from a genomic interval of Zingiber officinale cultivar Zhangliang chromosome 1B, Zo_v1.1, whole genome shotgun sequence:
- the LOC121988466 gene encoding thioredoxin H2-2-like, with product MGNFFSRLLGNTGGADRTERANNGADSSTIVGIHSTAEWSENWQSHIQSNKLMVIDFFALWCGPCRVIEPEFKVMSTQFPGAVFLKIDVDELPTVTQEWKVEAMPTFVLVKRGREVDRVVGANKEELKKKIQLHLRK from the exons ATGGGTAATTTCTTCTCCCGCCTCTTAGGCAACACGGGCGGGGCTGACCGCACCGAGAGGGCCAACAACGGCGCCGACTCCTCCACCATCGTCGGCATCCACTCCACGGCTGAGTGGTCCGAGAACTGGCAGTCACACATCCAATCCAACAAGCTC ATGGTGATCGACTTCTTTGCGTTGTGGTGTGGACCGTGCCGAGTAATCGAGCCAGAGTTCAAGGTGATGTCCACCCAATTCCCGGGCGCAGTCTTCCTCAAGATCGACGTCGACGAGCTTCCG ACGGTGACGCAGGAATGGAAAGTGGAGGCGATGCCAACGTTTGTGCTGGTGAAGAGAGGGCGAGAGGTGGACAGGGTGGTGGGTGCCAACAAGGAAGAACTCAAGAAGAAGATCCAGCTCCATCTCAGAAAGTGA